A genome region from Bacilli bacterium includes the following:
- the rnc gene encoding ribonuclease III, translating into MKTNANRNFKELQNNLGLVFNNQHLLRQAFTHASYMNEHRMGAHQDNERLEFLGDAVLELAVSEYLYHSYPNRPEGELTKLRASIVCEPSLFRFAQDLRFGDYILLGKGEELTGGRTRPALLADVFEAFVGALFLDQGMPAVKQFLKASMFPKLSELQIIDFKTRLQEYAQHHNLGQLEYRVVDEQGPAHEKHFISEVVMEGRVLGQGDGRSKKESEQNAAAQALAKLDPQFSEKL; encoded by the coding sequence ATGAAGACCAATGCGAACCGGAATTTCAAGGAACTGCAAAACAACCTCGGCCTTGTTTTTAATAATCAGCATTTATTAAGGCAAGCATTTACTCATGCTTCGTATATGAATGAGCATCGCATGGGGGCGCATCAGGATAATGAGCGCCTGGAATTTTTGGGCGATGCGGTGTTGGAATTGGCTGTTTCCGAGTATTTATACCACAGCTATCCGAATCGTCCGGAAGGCGAACTGACCAAACTGCGGGCGTCGATTGTGTGCGAGCCTTCCTTGTTCAGGTTCGCGCAGGATTTGCGGTTTGGCGATTACATTTTGCTCGGCAAAGGCGAAGAACTGACCGGAGGCCGCACGCGGCCGGCGCTGCTCGCGGATGTGTTTGAAGCGTTTGTCGGCGCTTTGTTTTTGGACCAGGGGATGCCGGCTGTCAAACAGTTTCTGAAAGCGAGCATGTTTCCCAAATTGTCCGAATTGCAGATCATCGATTTTAAAACGCGGTTGCAGGAATATGCGCAGCATCACAATTTGGGGCAACTGGAGTATCGCGTAGTTGACGAACAAGGGCCGGCGCATGAAAAACATTTTATCTCGGAAGTAGTGATGGAAGGGCGCGTGCTCGGACAGGGGGACGGCCGTTCCAAAAAGGAGTCGGAACAGAATGCGGCGGCGCAGGCGCTTGCCAAGCTTGACCCGCAATTTTCCGAGAAATTGTGA